In one window of Nodosilinea sp. PGN35 DNA:
- a CDS encoding PfkB family carbohydrate kinase: MLLSVPPTATDLNPPRELSMATGLFVGLITLDCIYRVDRVPSSDEKIVASGSLLVAGGPATNAAVAFAALGNRAILLGALGLHPLADLIRADLATYDIEVVDLTPELKSPPPLSTILVTAATGDRAVISRNAVGRQADPAAIPKPLLTAVDIVLIDGHQMATSHAIAIAAQAQAIPIVIDAGSWKPGFEKVLPLATSVIAAAKFRLPGQTNTLSALSTLGIAEVATTHGPHPIQFCDRGTAGSLPVPQITVQDTLGAGDILHGAFCHHRLSAPFPTALIHAAAVAAHSCRHFGPRTWIENAPHQL; encoded by the coding sequence ATGCTGTTGAGCGTACCGCCCACCGCCACCGATTTGAATCCGCCGAGAGAATTATCTATGGCCACCGGACTGTTTGTGGGGCTGATTACCCTCGACTGCATCTACCGCGTCGATCGCGTGCCCAGCAGCGACGAAAAGATTGTGGCTAGTGGTAGCCTGCTCGTTGCCGGTGGCCCCGCCACCAATGCCGCCGTTGCCTTTGCCGCCCTCGGCAATCGGGCAATTCTGCTGGGTGCCCTGGGCCTGCATCCCCTGGCCGACCTGATTCGCGCCGACCTGGCTACCTACGACATCGAGGTAGTCGATCTCACGCCCGAGCTAAAATCCCCGCCGCCCCTCTCCACCATTCTCGTCACCGCCGCCACGGGCGATCGCGCCGTCATCTCCCGCAACGCCGTGGGTCGCCAGGCCGACCCCGCCGCCATCCCCAAGCCCCTGCTCACCGCTGTCGATATTGTGCTCATCGACGGCCACCAGATGGCCACCAGTCACGCCATTGCGATCGCCGCCCAGGCCCAGGCCATCCCCATCGTCATCGACGCCGGCAGCTGGAAGCCCGGCTTTGAGAAAGTTCTGCCCCTCGCCACCAGCGTCATCGCCGCCGCCAAATTTCGGCTGCCGGGCCAGACCAATACCCTCTCAGCCCTCAGTACCCTGGGCATTGCCGAAGTCGCCACCACCCACGGCCCCCACCCCATCCAGTTCTGCGATCGCGGCACGGCAGGCAGCCTACCCGTCCCCCAGATCACCGTCCAAGACACCCTCGGAGCCGGAGACATCCTCCACGGAGCCTTTTGCCACCACCGCTTGAGTGCCCCCTTCCCCACCGCCCTCATCCACGCCGCCGCCGTCGCCGCCCACAGCTGCCGCCACTTCGGCCCCCGCACCTGGATCGAGAATGCCCCCCACCAGCTATAG
- a CDS encoding MFS transporter translates to MALLRRWLKGWLPDLDSRVGILAGGRLLSQVGIGFTLFYAPIFFTEQVGLTATQVGLGIGLGSVAGMAGRFLGGSLADSPTVGRRPTLLGSALVSAVADGVLLLANDFWIFLAGNLLMGFGVGLYWPAAESMAADITTPEQRNEAYALVRLADTLGLGVGVIAGGALISLTGAYRALFAIDGVTFLLFFTIIYVAIAETRPAGNPARSLLQGWGQALTDTTLMVYALVNVLFTGYLAQIQSTLPLYLNRFAGGEQGVSEGALSLLFTGHVVLAAIAQLPMARWLTRYRSAQGLMVSALLWGVGFGLVWQSGTGNFPLVWGGLALGVMALAMVAYTPIGSALVAAIAPEPLRGVYLSVNSMCWAVGYLIGPPLGGWALDQGNAAAHGFWLGLMGTVVPALAVLVWLDRRLRRRAS, encoded by the coding sequence ATGGCACTCCTCAGGCGCTGGCTGAAGGGATGGCTGCCCGACCTCGATTCCCGCGTGGGGATCCTGGCGGGGGGGCGGCTGCTGTCCCAGGTGGGCATTGGCTTTACACTGTTCTACGCGCCGATTTTCTTTACTGAGCAGGTGGGGTTGACGGCCACCCAGGTGGGCCTGGGCATCGGCCTGGGGTCGGTGGCGGGCATGGCGGGGCGGTTTTTGGGTGGCTCGCTGGCCGACTCGCCCACGGTGGGGCGGCGGCCAACGCTGCTGGGCTCTGCCCTGGTGTCGGCGGTGGCCGATGGTGTGCTGCTGCTGGCCAACGATTTTTGGATATTTTTGGCGGGCAACCTGCTGATGGGGTTTGGGGTAGGGCTGTACTGGCCAGCGGCGGAGTCGATGGCGGCAGACATTACCACCCCAGAGCAGCGCAACGAAGCCTACGCCCTGGTGCGCCTGGCCGATACCCTGGGGCTGGGGGTAGGGGTGATCGCTGGCGGGGCGCTGATCTCGCTCACCGGGGCCTACCGGGCGCTGTTTGCCATCGACGGCGTGACCTTTCTGCTGTTTTTTACCATCATTTACGTCGCCATTGCCGAGACTCGTCCGGCGGGCAACCCGGCGCGATCGCTCCTTCAGGGCTGGGGCCAGGCCCTCACAGACACCACCCTGATGGTCTACGCCCTGGTCAACGTGCTGTTTACCGGCTATCTGGCGCAAATTCAGAGCACGCTGCCCCTCTACCTCAACCGGTTTGCCGGGGGCGAGCAGGGGGTCAGCGAGGGGGCGCTGAGCCTGCTGTTTACCGGCCACGTGGTGCTGGCGGCGATCGCCCAGCTGCCCATGGCCCGCTGGCTGACTCGCTACCGATCTGCCCAGGGGCTGATGGTGTCGGCGCTGCTGTGGGGGGTGGGGTTTGGCCTGGTGTGGCAGTCGGGGACAGGGAATTTTCCCCTGGTGTGGGGCGGGCTGGCCCTGGGGGTAATGGCCCTGGCGATGGTGGCCTACACGCCGATTGGCTCGGCGCTGGTGGCGGCGATCGCCCCTGAACCCCTGCGCGGCGTCTACCTGTCGGTCAACTCCATGTGCTGGGCCGTGGGCTACCTGATCGGCCCACCCCTGGGCGGCTGGGCGCTCGACCAGGGAAATGCAGCTGCCCACGGGTTTTGGCTGGGACTGATGGGGACGGTGGTACCGGCGCTGGCGGTGTTGGTGTGGCTCGATCGCCGTCTGCGCCGCCGGGCTAGTTAG
- a CDS encoding AbrB/MazE/SpoVT family DNA-binding domain-containing protein, with amino-acid sequence MDIQLKKWGNSLSLQIPDRLAESFGWDENSTVEILAVDRALVIRKKAVAMTLNELLASIPADFRYPDDVHDFADGLAQGQELL; translated from the coding sequence ATGGATATTCAACTGAAGAAGTGGGGTAATAGTCTCAGTTTGCAAATTCCCGATCGCCTGGCAGAGAGCTTTGGGTGGGATGAAAACTCCACAGTAGAGATTTTGGCAGTAGACAGGGCCCTGGTGATTCGCAAAAAGGCCGTGGCGATGACCCTGAATGAATTGTTAGCCAGTATTCCTGCTGATTTTAGATACCCCGATGATGTTCACGATTTTGCCGATGGTCTTGCCCAAGGGCAAGAGCTGCTGTAG
- a CDS encoding Npun_F5749 family FMN-dependent PPOX-type flavoprotein, whose protein sequence is MSDSDPSLRSAAALAPWRSALARALHRNRSRPYSRYFQLATVTAAGRPANRTVVFRGWQPDSNTLTLVTDRRSAKVADIAAHPWAEACWYFTDSREQFRLAGAIQVVTVEAEATLLQARQNSWAALSDSARQQFYWPHPAQPRTAEADFSPQAIQPTPPAEFCLVLLEPDRVDHLELRGEPQNRTLYDRQPDGTWQVKAVNP, encoded by the coding sequence ATGTCTGATTCTGATCCATCTCTGCGCTCAGCCGCTGCCCTAGCCCCCTGGCGCAGTGCCCTGGCCCGAGCCCTGCACCGCAACCGCAGCCGCCCCTACAGCCGCTATTTTCAGCTCGCCACGGTGACGGCAGCAGGTCGCCCGGCCAACCGCACCGTGGTGTTTCGCGGCTGGCAGCCCGACAGCAACACCCTCACCCTGGTCACCGATCGGCGCAGCGCTAAGGTCGCCGACATCGCCGCCCACCCCTGGGCCGAAGCCTGCTGGTACTTTACCGACAGCCGCGAGCAGTTTCGCCTGGCGGGCGCTATTCAGGTAGTGACCGTTGAGGCCGAGGCCACCCTTTTGCAGGCCCGGCAAAATTCTTGGGCAGCCCTCTCCGACAGTGCCCGCCAGCAGTTCTACTGGCCCCACCCCGCCCAGCCCCGCACCGCCGAGGCCGACTTTTCGCCCCAGGCCATTCAGCCGACCCCTCCCGCTGAGTTTTGTCTGGTGCTGCTAGAGCCCGACCGGGTTGACCACCTGGAGCTGCGCGGCGAACCGCAAAACCGCACCCTCTACGACCGCCAACCCGACGGCACCTGGCAGGTCAAAGCAGTGAATCCTTAG
- a CDS encoding calcium/sodium antiporter, with product MTVAILLLIAGGGLLLVGAEALVRGASKLAALLGVSPLIIGLTIVAYGTSAPEMAVSVQSSLAGQGDIALGNVIGSNIFNVLVILGLSSLVAPLPVAQQLIKLDVPIMVGISALLLLFSVDRLLQPSDGVILIVGGVIYTLFLIYQSRRETNAEVQSEYDREYGPTPLGKWTWIINLACMAGGLVALVAGSRLFVTGAVSIAQALGVSQLVIGLTIVAAGTSLPELATSAVATFRGERDIAVGNVVGSNIFNILTVLGVTAVSSGSGIVIPSAVLNFDLPVMVAVAVACLPIFLTGNVISRWEGVLFSGYYVAYVTYLILRAADHAQLGLFSQMMLLFVIPLTVVTLALVVIKSRPGDRRSAEEQARLPSDTHSR from the coding sequence ATGACTGTTGCCATCCTATTGCTAATTGCTGGGGGAGGGCTGTTGCTGGTGGGGGCCGAAGCCCTGGTGCGGGGCGCTTCTAAGCTGGCGGCGCTGCTGGGAGTTTCGCCTTTAATTATTGGCCTCACCATTGTGGCCTACGGCACCAGCGCCCCTGAGATGGCGGTGAGCGTGCAGTCGAGCCTGGCGGGTCAGGGCGATATTGCCCTGGGCAACGTGATTGGCAGCAACATTTTTAATGTGCTGGTGATTTTGGGGTTGTCGTCGCTGGTGGCACCACTGCCGGTGGCCCAGCAGCTGATCAAGCTAGACGTGCCGATTATGGTGGGCATTTCGGCACTGCTGCTGTTGTTTTCCGTCGATCGCCTGCTGCAACCCAGTGACGGCGTAATTTTGATCGTTGGCGGTGTGATCTACACCCTGTTTTTGATCTACCAAAGCCGCCGTGAAACCAACGCCGAGGTGCAGTCGGAGTACGACCGGGAGTATGGCCCCACACCGCTGGGAAAGTGGACTTGGATCATCAATCTGGCCTGTATGGCCGGGGGGCTGGTGGCGCTGGTGGCGGGCTCGCGGCTGTTTGTCACCGGGGCGGTGAGCATTGCTCAGGCGCTGGGAGTGAGCCAGCTGGTGATTGGTTTAACCATTGTGGCGGCGGGGACGTCACTGCCGGAGCTGGCCACTTCGGCGGTGGCGACGTTTCGGGGTGAGCGCGACATTGCGGTGGGCAACGTGGTGGGCAGCAATATTTTTAACATTCTTACGGTGCTGGGCGTCACGGCGGTGTCGTCGGGGTCGGGCATTGTGATTCCCAGTGCGGTGCTCAATTTTGACCTGCCGGTGATGGTGGCGGTGGCGGTGGCCTGCCTGCCTATCTTTCTCACCGGCAACGTGATTTCGCGCTGGGAGGGGGTGCTGTTTAGCGGCTACTACGTGGCCTACGTCACCTACCTGATTTTGCGGGCGGCGGATCACGCCCAGCTGGGGCTGTTTAGCCAGATGATGCTGCTGTTTGTGATACCGCTGACGGTGGTGACGCTGGCGCTGGTGGTGATTAAGTCGAGGCCGGGCGATCGCCGGTCGGCGGAAGAACAGGCCCGGCTTCCTAGCGATACCCACTCTCGGTAG
- a CDS encoding Hsp70 family protein produces the protein MALAVDFGTSNTVVARWNPVAECPETLALPGLSWQLGKLPPLVPSLVYVEKPQADGVVVGQAVRDRGLDMPTDPRFFANVKRGIGAPLQGFLPDIDGESLSFEHLGEWFLRSLLTQVRDVAGDDESLVLTVPVDSFETYRLWLGDVATALDFKEVRLIDEPTAAALGYGLTGEQTLLVLDFGGGTLDWSLVRLVAPAQKQPVGFLLKWRGQGAEQTSAQKPEVARVLAKAGENLGGADIDQWLVEHFAGQGIAGGAVVQRLAERLKIALSEQTEATEAYFDDETFDTYDLALTRDQFEAILAQNQFFERLEKGLAQVLQQGQRQGVDADAIDAVLLVGGTAQIPAVQRWVTERFGVEKVRCDRPFEAVAQGALQIAQGLAIEDFLYHSYGIRYWDRRNNRHGWHPILPQGQPYPMSQPVEITLGASVEKQPSIELIVGELGAASTQTEVYFENGRLVTRQLGGDALSVQPLNDREGARTIAQLDPPGFPGSDRVRVLFRVERDRLLRITVEDILTGNTLLDNEAVVRLS, from the coding sequence ATGGCCTTAGCGGTTGATTTTGGCACCAGTAATACAGTTGTCGCCCGCTGGAACCCGGTGGCTGAATGTCCAGAAACCCTTGCCCTGCCGGGGTTGAGTTGGCAGCTGGGAAAGCTGCCGCCGCTGGTGCCCAGCCTGGTCTACGTCGAGAAACCCCAGGCCGACGGAGTGGTGGTGGGGCAGGCGGTGCGCGATCGCGGCCTCGACATGCCCACCGATCCCCGCTTTTTTGCCAACGTCAAGCGCGGCATTGGGGCCCCGCTCCAGGGATTTTTGCCGGATATCGACGGGGAATCCCTCTCTTTTGAGCACCTGGGGGAGTGGTTTCTGCGATCGCTGCTGACCCAGGTGCGCGATGTAGCTGGGGACGACGAGAGCCTGGTGCTGACGGTGCCGGTGGACAGCTTTGAAACCTACCGCCTGTGGCTGGGAGATGTGGCTACCGCGCTCGACTTTAAAGAAGTGCGGCTGATCGACGAGCCGACGGCGGCGGCCCTGGGCTACGGGCTGACCGGGGAGCAAACCCTGCTGGTGCTCGACTTTGGCGGCGGCACGCTGGACTGGTCGCTGGTGCGGCTGGTGGCTCCGGCGCAAAAGCAGCCGGTGGGCTTTTTGCTCAAGTGGCGGGGCCAGGGGGCCGAGCAGACCAGCGCCCAAAAGCCTGAGGTGGCGCGGGTGCTGGCGAAAGCGGGCGAAAACCTGGGCGGAGCCGACATCGACCAGTGGCTGGTGGAGCATTTTGCGGGGCAGGGCATTGCCGGGGGGGCGGTGGTGCAGCGGCTGGCGGAGCGGCTGAAGATCGCGCTGTCGGAGCAAACCGAGGCGACGGAAGCCTACTTTGACGACGAAACCTTTGACACCTACGACCTGGCGCTCACCCGCGACCAGTTCGAGGCAATTCTCGCCCAGAACCAGTTCTTTGAGCGGCTGGAGAAGGGGCTGGCTCAGGTGCTCCAGCAGGGGCAGCGCCAGGGAGTTGACGCCGATGCCATCGACGCGGTGCTGCTGGTGGGGGGCACGGCGCAGATTCCGGCGGTGCAGCGGTGGGTGACAGAACGATTTGGGGTCGAAAAGGTGAGGTGCGATCGCCCCTTTGAAGCCGTGGCCCAGGGGGCGCTGCAAATTGCTCAAGGGCTGGCGATCGAAGACTTTCTTTACCACAGCTATGGCATTCGCTACTGGGACAGGCGCAACAACCGCCACGGCTGGCACCCAATTTTGCCCCAGGGGCAGCCCTACCCAATGTCTCAGCCAGTGGAAATTACCCTGGGGGCTTCGGTGGAAAAGCAGCCCAGCATTGAACTGATCGTTGGCGAACTGGGGGCGGCCAGCACCCAAACCGAGGTGTACTTCGAGAACGGTCGCCTGGTGACGCGCCAGCTCGGCGGCGACGCGCTCTCGGTGCAGCCGCTCAACGATCGCGAGGGAGCCCGCACGATCGCGCAGCTCGACCCGCCGGGGTTTCCGGGCAGCGATCGGGTGCGGGTGCTGTTTCGGGTGGAGCGCGATCGGCTGCTGCGCATTACGGTGGAGGACATTCTCACGGGCAATACGCTGCTGGACAACGAAGCCGTGGTGCGGCTGAGCTAG
- the pyrC gene encoding dihydroorotase gives METLTLTRPDDWHLHLRDGEALKAVLPHTVRQFARAIVMPNLKPPVRTVAEAAAYRDRILAAIPAGQQFEPLMTLYLTDNTRAEEILAAREAQFVKAVKYYPAGATTNSDAGVTDIGKCDRVFEAMEQVGMPLLLHGEVTDSRVDMFDREKVFIEKYLIPLRERFPQLRVVLEHVTTSEAVEFVLATDNMAATITPQHLLFNRNSLFQGGLRPHYYCLPILKRETHREALLGAATSGNPKFFLGTDSAPHSRNAKESACGCAGCFSALHAMELYAEAFESVNALDKLEAFASFYGPDFYGLPRNSDRITLSKTTWHIPDALPFGDGELVPLRAGEAIGWKMV, from the coding sequence ATGGAAACGCTGACCCTGACTCGACCGGACGACTGGCACCTGCACCTGCGCGACGGCGAGGCGCTAAAGGCGGTGCTGCCCCACACGGTGCGGCAGTTTGCGCGGGCGATCGTGATGCCCAATCTGAAGCCCCCCGTGCGTACGGTGGCTGAGGCGGCGGCCTACCGCGATCGCATTCTGGCGGCAATTCCAGCAGGCCAGCAGTTTGAGCCGCTGATGACCCTCTACCTCACCGACAACACTCGCGCCGAGGAGATTTTGGCGGCCAGGGAAGCTCAGTTTGTCAAAGCAGTGAAGTACTACCCCGCCGGGGCCACGACGAACTCTGACGCTGGTGTGACTGACATTGGTAAGTGCGATCGCGTCTTTGAGGCGATGGAGCAGGTCGGCATGCCGCTGCTACTGCACGGCGAAGTCACCGACTCAAGGGTGGATATGTTCGATCGCGAGAAGGTGTTTATTGAGAAATACCTGATTCCGCTGAGAGAGCGATTTCCTCAGCTGCGGGTGGTGTTGGAGCACGTTACAACTTCAGAGGCGGTGGAGTTTGTGCTGGCGACGGACAATATGGCGGCGACGATTACGCCCCAACATCTGTTGTTCAATCGCAATAGTCTGTTTCAGGGGGGCCTGCGGCCTCACTACTACTGCCTGCCCATTCTGAAGCGCGAAACCCATCGAGAGGCACTGTTGGGTGCGGCCACCTCGGGTAATCCAAAGTTTTTTTTGGGTACCGATAGCGCCCCGCACTCTCGTAACGCTAAAGAAAGTGCCTGCGGTTGTGCGGGGTGTTTTTCGGCGCTGCACGCGATGGAGCTGTACGCCGAGGCGTTTGAGAGCGTGAATGCCCTGGATAAACTGGAGGCGTTTGCGAGCTTCTATGGGCCAGATTTTTACGGGCTGCCAAGGAATAGCGATCGCATTACCCTGAGCAAAACCACCTGGCACATTCCCGATGCGCTGCCCTTTGGCGATGGCGAACTGGTGCCGCTGCGGGCTGGGGAGGCGATCGGCTGGAAAATGGTTTAA
- a CDS encoding ATP-binding protein, translating to MKKRYVDPFTPDLPIDSPSRFSGRVKEIDSVVDSLFQLANSKPKHTIITGDRGIGKSSVLVQVKNIAEGNLDLVTRLGIDPGENSYDFLCAWHDCATDQTPADLATGILKQLKTSLENVLGKIKFEINFAGFLTVSQKEDSTISSLSEVVDLFCSEIMKAEKEAKDKNKSGILLFFDELDRVKSGSGVATFFKLSAEKLSRDGAKHVSFFAAGITGAIQNLEEEHGSIYRTFKDVPLPRLKFSEVEQILEDGFQLASCTYENEVIEKIFKLCAGYPEPVHLLGSQILKSDLDNHLSIDDFELAKVEVVETLRRNKLISMLKKAGSGKYQKILEAMASHDNPNVPSAYISEKIGYKPNEYSTNMGSLIQRNIISSVDRGVYCFVDPLLKEYISRFGVISAKDENSSEIEA from the coding sequence ATGAAAAAGAGATATGTCGACCCGTTTACTCCGGATTTACCAATAGATTCTCCTAGCAGATTCTCAGGGAGAGTTAAGGAAATTGACAGTGTCGTCGATTCTCTTTTCCAGCTTGCAAATAGTAAACCCAAGCACACAATAATTACTGGTGACAGGGGAATTGGAAAAAGTTCAGTACTAGTTCAGGTCAAGAATATAGCGGAGGGAAATCTAGACTTAGTGACAAGGCTAGGAATCGACCCTGGCGAAAATTCTTACGATTTTCTCTGTGCTTGGCATGATTGTGCAACTGATCAGACTCCTGCAGATCTTGCAACTGGCATCTTAAAGCAATTAAAAACCTCTTTAGAAAATGTCCTGGGAAAAATTAAGTTTGAAATAAATTTTGCAGGATTTTTAACGGTAAGCCAAAAAGAAGATTCAACAATATCCTCATTGTCCGAAGTCGTTGATTTATTTTGCTCTGAAATAATGAAAGCGGAAAAGGAGGCAAAAGACAAAAATAAGTCAGGGATACTACTCTTTTTTGACGAACTCGATCGAGTAAAATCTGGCTCAGGAGTTGCTACATTCTTTAAGCTATCAGCCGAAAAACTTTCAAGAGATGGGGCCAAACATGTTTCTTTTTTTGCTGCTGGAATAACTGGAGCAATTCAAAACCTTGAAGAAGAACATGGATCAATATATCGTACATTTAAAGATGTTCCTCTTCCAAGGCTGAAATTTTCAGAAGTTGAGCAAATCTTGGAAGATGGTTTTCAATTGGCTTCTTGTACTTATGAAAATGAAGTGATTGAGAAAATTTTCAAGTTGTGCGCTGGCTATCCAGAACCTGTTCACTTGCTAGGAAGTCAAATTCTTAAGTCTGATTTAGACAATCATTTATCTATTGATGATTTCGAACTTGCCAAGGTAGAAGTTGTTGAAACTCTTCGGCGTAATAAGCTCATTTCTATGTTAAAGAAGGCAGGTTCTGGGAAATATCAAAAGATATTAGAGGCAATGGCATCACACGATAATCCAAACGTCCCATCAGCTTATATATCCGAAAAAATAGGCTATAAACCTAATGAATATAGTACTAATATGGGAAGTCTTATTCAAAGAAACATCATATCTTCAGTTGACAGAGGTGTTTACTGCTTTGTCGATCCACTCTTAAAGGAATATATATCCCGTTTCGGAGTTATAAGCGCAAAAGATGAAAATAGTTCTGAAATTGAAGCTTGA